From the genome of Populus alba chromosome 10, ASM523922v2, whole genome shotgun sequence, one region includes:
- the LOC118061618 gene encoding UDP-glycosyltransferase 83A1 — protein MEHTSISTSPHQASAHVLLLPLPLQGHVAPFMKLGHQLVRHGSKVTFLTTESIRSQIEKVDEEEEHMRIISVPDGLALEDDHKDDNRLVQSFLHVIPGHLENLIRKSNEDELIGIGQITCLIVDVVLSRDPIEIAEKMGLKHAIFFPSAPGVLALILHIPKLIEAGIIDADDGTVEKNENIQLSPNLPAMDSADLIWKRPGNKSNFNQKDVFQYLLLVNQILKVPNWVLCNWFDELDPSANALLPNIISVGPLPAHDGKSTGNFRSGDLTCLPWLDGQSPGSVIYVAFGSTSKFSQQQFHELAFGLELIGKPFLWAVRSDFIDGISIEYPDGFQDRVKNLGKIVNWAPQEKVLAHPSIACYMTHCGWNSTMESINMGIPMLCWPYFGDQFWNKSCVCYGWKVGLEINPDEDRMVTRHEIKRKVDELLSDEGIKANALKLKELAHNNAYEGGSSKNFRDFVAQLML, from the exons ATGGAACACACCTCCATTTCCACTAGTCCTCATCAAGCCAGCGCCCATGTTCTACTGTTGCCATTACCTCTTCAAGGACACGTTGCACCATTTATGAAACTAGGACACCAGCTTGTTAGACATGGAAGCAAGGTCACATTCTTAACTACAGAGTCCATACGTTCGCAAATAGAGAAGGTTGACGAGGAGGAGGAACATATGAGGATTATTTCTGTTCCTGATGGATTAGCACTAGAAGATGACCACAAAGATGATAATCGACTAGTCCAGAGCTTCTTACACGTCATTCCTGGTCACCTGGAGAACTTGATTAGGAAGAGCAATGAAGATGAGCTAATTGGCATTGGCCAGATTACTTGTCTCATAGTTGACGTGGTTCTAAGTCGGGATCCTATAGAGATTGCAGAGAAGATGGGGCTAAAACATGCCATCTTTTTCCCTTCAGCACCAGGAGTACTGGCACTGATACTTCACATTCCAAAGCTTATTGAGGCTGGCATTATAGATGCTGATGATG GTACTGTGGAGAAGAATGAGAATATACAGCTTTCACCAAATTTACCAGCCATGGATAGTGCTGATCTTATTTGGAAGAGACCAGGAAACAAGTCCAACTTCAACCAAAAGGATGTGTTTCAGTACCTTCTTCTTGTTAATCAAATTCTGAAGGTTCCCAACTGGGTTCTATGTAACTGGTTCGACGAGCTTGACCCTTCAGCAAATGCCTTGCTTCCGAACATAATCTCTGTTGGTCCATTGCCTGCCCATGATGGGAAATCTACTGGAAACTTTCGGTCAGGGGACCTGACTTGCTTACCTTGGCTTGACGGACAGTCTCCCGGATCGGTCATTTATGTCGCCTTTGGTAGCACATCAAAGTTCAGTCAACAGCAATTTCATGAGCTAGCATTTGGCCTTGAACTCATCGGAAAACCATTTCTATGGGCTGTTCGTTCAGACTTCATCGATGGGATTTCTATTGAATATCCCGATGGTTTCCAAGATAGAGTAAAAAATCTTGGAAAGATAGTCAACTGGGCACCGCAAGAAAAGGTGTTGGCTCACCCTTCCATTGCCTGTTACATGACTCATTGTGGTTGGAACTCAACTATGGAGAGCATAAACATGGGGATTCCGATGCTATGTTGGCCGTACTTTGGAGATCAGTTTTGGAACAAGAGTTGTGTATGTTATGGTTGGAAGGTTGGCTTGGAAATAAACCCTGACGAGGATAGGATGGTCACGAGGCATGAAATCAAGAGGAAGGTGGACGAATTGCTGTCTGATGAAGGAATCAAAGCAAATGCTCTCAAGTTGAAGGAACTGGCTCACAACAATGCCTATGAAGGGGGATCTTCAAAAAATTTCAGAGACTTTGTTGCACAATTGATGCTTTAA